Sequence from the Dehalococcoidia bacterium genome:
GGTCCAGACGGACAAGCTTTCACTAAAGGAGATGGTCTTAAATCTGATTCATTTGAGTTTGATCACGAACTTTATAAGGAGGTCTTGAAATGTCATCCGTTAGATGATTCGCAATCATTGAAGTTTTCGACCGATTGGAAATCATCCGAAGTTGATCCAATAAACCTAGGTTTAGATTAATGATCAAAGTTGCAATTATTGGAGCAGGTAATGCTGGTTGTTTTACTGCACTTCAACTAGCAGATTTAGCAAGAGATACTGGTCTTGCTCTAAATATAAATATCATCTATGACCCAACGAAACCGGCTGAGAAGGTAGGACAAGCTACTTTTCCTCATCACCCACACTTGCTTTGGAATGTAGTTCCAGATGAATTTAATTGGTACAAAAATCAACTGGATGCAACTCTCAAAACAGGGATTCTATATGAAGGCTGGGGAGACTTGAATGAAAAAATATTTCATCCATTCCCACCTAAAAATGTGGGCATGCACTTTTATCCAAAAAAGCTACATGAATTTGTAGTGAATTCAAAATTATTTGATATTACTCACGCAGCAATAAAAGATTATTCAGAAGTTGATGCAGATTATATATTTGATTGTCGAGGCAAACCTGAAGAGAAAAGCGCATATCAACCACTAGTTACCCCTGTTAATTCTTGTTTACTTGCTAAACCTAAATGGGATACTTCTCATCTCTCATACACACGAGCTGTGGCTACTCATGATGGTTGGAGTTTCATTTTGCCCACTAAGCCTGATTCGCCCTCAAGCCAAGGAGCCTTGGGCTATTTGTATCACAAAGATATAACTACAAAGCGAGATGCGATTCATAACTTACAAGATCAATTTGATGCATATGTCACAGGTCATCTTGAATTTGACAGTTACATTTCTAATCAACCTGTTATTGATAAACGTGTATTTCTGAATGGCAATCGTTTGTATTTTTTAGAACCTTTAGAAGCAACTGCTTCATGGGTTCACACTGAATGGGTCGTTCAATGTTGGAGTCAAATCGTCAGACAGAAAGAAGACAGAACTGAACTACTTACTCATTGGATTCATGAAAAGATTCATGAAATAGAAAGGTTTATTCTTTGGCATTACGAAAACGGTTCAAAATACAACACTAAATTCTGGAAACATGCTCGTAATCTTCGTCTTCCAAGAGACGAAAAATTTGACTCATTAAAACAATTATTCTCTAATAACCACGTCCTAAGTGTGAAAAATTTAGAGCAACAAGGAAGACTTCCTGAGTTTGGAGCATGGGCTCCTACAAGCTTGAAGTATTGGTACGACGGAATATATAAGAGGTCCAAATGAAATGCTATCACTGCCAAGACGAACTTATTTGGGGCAGCGATTCAGATGTTCCCTTCGAGAATGAAGACTTTGATTTTATAACTTTTTTAAGTTGCCCTACATGCGAATCAGAAGTAGAGGTTTACCACAAAAAAGAAACTTAACTACGCTCTGGATAAATATAAATCAACCAATAAATACTAAGTACGGCTAAGCAAATACTAGGAATAATCCAACTGGTCACTGACGTGGCTTACGTCCACGCTTTGGCATTTGTTTTGCCAATGCTTCCATCTGAGGAAGACTCATTTGTGTCTGAGCTGGCTGTTGTATCGGTGCAGTGGCTTCCTGAATACGTGCTTCTAACTCTTTCATTTTTGCTAAGTTCTGCCTGTGTTGCTCTTCAAATGCTGGTGGCATTGGTGGTATCTGTGCTGAAACTGGTGGCTGCTGAACAGGAATCTGTGCCGTGAGTTGAGTAGCCATTGTTGTTAGTTCTGATTGAACTTGCTGAGCTACTAAAGGTGGAACTTTATTGATTACTTCTTGAACTTCTGTGCGAGGAATTAATGTAGGAAGCACCCTTTCGATAGCATCTATTTTCTGAAATAGTTCTGAGTGATCCCCTTTTTTATTCTTTAAACCAATCGATACAAATTGTCCTGTTGCAAGTCCAACGACAACAGCCATTGCTCCTGTGATTAATACTTCCATAAGCCTCGTCTTTCACTTTGTAATATATCGCAATCAAACTTGAATTGCTAATCTTCCTTATCCAAAACAATAGCTTCCATATCTAATTCAAAACTTTGAGATTCATAGACTTCTTCAAGCTCATCATCTTCTAATTCCTCATCACATAGACACAAGAAGGAATCGGTATCTTTGTCTTGAGTCGCTGGAAGAAAGGCAGACCCCTCGTTAAATTTAAAGACAAAGCCAGCATCTTTACTAGCAACAAGAAAGGCTTGCTTCTGTACAAATCTGGCCTCCCAACAACCTAGTAACTCCTCGATTAATTCGTCTCTCGATAAATCCCTCGTCTCTATCGCAATCCTGTGCAGCATGAACTTCTGCTCTGGAGTCAAGTCTGGGATCATTGGAAACACCTCCTGATAAACACCATAAGTCGAAGAGATCGTGGTTTAGCGGCTTGATCCATGTTTTTATTCTGGCAGCTCTGTCAGGACAGTAGAAGGATTGTGCTTCATACCACACCAGCCAGTCACGAGTAGAACCCTTGGCTGAATTACAAGGTAAACAGGCTGGAACTAAGTTAGTTCTTAAACTGCTACCACCGTGAGCCTTTGGTTTTACATGATCAATCGTTAAGTGAATCTTAACGTCATTTTCATGTTTCATGCCGCAATAAGCGCAGCATCCCCATTCGTCTTTGATTGATTGTCTAAATCGTCTGAGGGCAGCCCCTTTAGAGATTTCAACTAGTCCAAATCGGTAATTCTCCCAGCGTTCTGGTATCAATGACTGACCTCGATTACTCACAGATTAACTACCTGCAAATAGTCATTACCTCGGTTTGATTTTGAAAACCTATAAAATTAAAGATAGCTCTGAAATAGTAATGAAAATTTTTAATCTTCTTGCGATAGCGAGTTTCGGTATAAGTATCTCGATTGTTGGAGGCACAATTGCTGGATACTTCTATCTCAAGAACCCATTAACCCAGCAGCATTTACAAAATAAATTAATCAAAGCTATTACACCTGCAATCACCGAGGGTGTTACAGGGTCTATCCCTAAGCCTGATATCCCTTCTTTACCAAGTTCAACCGGAGGAGTAGTACCACTTCAGCTCTAAGTGGTTGATATAAGGGATATAAGAGTTTGGAATGTCAGGGTTCCTGATGTACCTGACTGGGCGATAGCAGTACCTAATAGCATCCCTCTTGCAGTGCCCATCACGCAGGAGTTAATAACTGGTCCTATAGGTTTTCCTGTAGTCGATGTTCCGGGCTGTGTAGAGGCTCGTGAGACCTCTGGAAACAATAACTTGATAGAGGACGATCCTTACGGAAATTTACTCCTCTGCGACGGCACACAGCCTGTCATGCCAGCGTTTGACTATAACCCCAATAATTTACAACCAGTTATTGAACCAACGAAGAATGTTCAATTACCACCACCACTAGAGCAACCTAAATCTAAAAGTCAAAACACAGAGGACAAAGGATCAGGAGCTGATATGAGCGGATTTGGTGGTGCCTCGCCTCCAACACCTCCACCTACATCTCCACCACCACCTGCGCCACCTGCATGCCCAAGACCGGATGATCCACCTGTTGGTAGTAAAGGTAAATTTGGCACCAAACGTGTTGAGTCATATGAACTCAATGAAGATGGTGAATGTGTCACTAACTGGATATCTGAGAAGCCACAAGATATAGCTTTTACATATCTACCTCCACCACCAGTTGCTTTAACAACAGGAGCTGTAGCGGCTGTAGCTGTAACTAGTTCAGTCTTGATGAAGCCAGTGAGTGATTACATTCTTAAGCTTGTTAAGCCTCTGGTGAAGAAGACTTTAAAGAAGGTTTTACCTCGCCTTCTGAAGAAGAAGACCAAGGTGCTTTCCGTTCGTGAACGCCAAGCGGAGCAGAGGTCTCTGAAAAAGTAGCCTTACTAATTTGTTCTAGATTATGAGCATGATCAGGTACTGAAGTCGGATGTTCCCCAACTTCAACGTCCTCGCATATCACTGCGTACTTCGTTCCTTTTCGGAAATATATATTTTCTTTTCGCA
This genomic interval carries:
- a CDS encoding tryptophan 7-halogenase — its product is MIKVAIIGAGNAGCFTALQLADLARDTGLALNINIIYDPTKPAEKVGQATFPHHPHLLWNVVPDEFNWYKNQLDATLKTGILYEGWGDLNEKIFHPFPPKNVGMHFYPKKLHEFVVNSKLFDITHAAIKDYSEVDADYIFDCRGKPEEKSAYQPLVTPVNSCLLAKPKWDTSHLSYTRAVATHDGWSFILPTKPDSPSSQGALGYLYHKDITTKRDAIHNLQDQFDAYVTGHLEFDSYISNQPVIDKRVFLNGNRLYFLEPLEATASWVHTEWVVQCWSQIVRQKEDRTELLTHWIHEKIHEIERFILWHYENGSKYNTKFWKHARNLRLPRDEKFDSLKQLFSNNHVLSVKNLEQQGRLPEFGAWAPTSLKYWYDGIYKRSK